A window from Aerococcus sp. Group 1 encodes these proteins:
- a CDS encoding DUF2316 family protein: protein MSLTLAQSGETKQALKTAFTKTGLSKQELAETLETSESYLDQVFQLQGQRLEDAWILKNYLNTYLSDHEQEPVPFQALGGDYHDYWFLDAKLIERGLLK from the coding sequence ATGTCTTTAACTCTAGCTCAAAGTGGAGAAACTAAACAAGCGCTTAAAACGGCCTTTACAAAGACTGGATTAAGCAAGCAGGAGCTAGCTGAGACTCTGGAAACCAGTGAAAGTTACCTGGACCAGGTCTTTCAATTACAAGGCCAACGTTTGGAAGATGCCTGGATCTTAAAAAATTATCTCAATACTTATTTAAGTGATCACGAGCAAGAGCCAGTGCCTTTTCAAGCCTTGGGTGGCGATTACCATGACTATTGGTTCTTAGATGCCAAACTGATTGAGCGCGGTTTATTAAAGTAA
- a CDS encoding response regulator transcription factor, giving the protein MKQIMIVEDNDDINTMLKDLLSQNYQIQQAFSGTEAIRLFDQEDIDLVLLDILLPGKKGDEVLDYIRQSSQIPVIMLTALGDKDLVSDYLLKGANDYITKPFNNKEVLARITVQLRQSHQQAKDQSDQVINFQAIHFDPKQFLIYTDQEAIRLTKIEAKIFHKLLSHPKQIFTKERLYESIWQAQYIAEDNTLNTHLSNLRKKLSQLDPSQDYIETIWGIGVRLARGDQD; this is encoded by the coding sequence ATGAAACAAATCATGATTGTGGAAGACAATGATGACATTAACACAATGCTTAAAGACCTCCTGAGTCAGAATTACCAAATCCAACAAGCTTTTTCCGGAACTGAAGCCATCCGACTCTTTGACCAAGAGGACATCGACTTAGTGCTCCTAGATATCCTCCTGCCCGGCAAAAAAGGCGACGAAGTCCTGGACTATATTCGTCAAAGCAGCCAAATCCCGGTCATTATGCTGACAGCTCTGGGGGATAAAGACCTGGTCAGTGACTACCTCTTAAAAGGAGCCAATGACTACATCACTAAGCCCTTTAACAATAAAGAAGTCTTAGCCCGAATTACGGTGCAATTGCGGCAAAGCCACCAACAGGCTAAAGATCAGTCAGACCAAGTCATTAACTTTCAAGCCATCCACTTTGATCCTAAGCAGTTCCTTATCTATACCGACCAAGAGGCTATCCGCCTAACTAAAATCGAAGCCAAGATCTTTCACAAATTGCTCAGCCACCCTAAGCAAATCTTCACCAAGGAGCGACTCTATGAATCTATCTGGCAGGCCCAATATATTGCCGAGGACAACACTTTAAACACCCACCTATCCAATCTGCGTAAGAAATTGAGTCAATTAGATCCCAGCCAGGACTATATTGAAACCATTTGGGGGATTGGCGTCAGACTAGCAAGGGGGGACCAGGATTGA
- a CDS encoding sensor histidine kinase KdpD: protein MTLLLCILSLFLLYRYLKMKKALQDLSQDMAYRREEQSNRLLTSSLNDKDLHQVIREANQLFDDLQTLRIKNLQEKNSLDQAIHNIAHDIRTPLTVASGYCQQLLDSEGRLDSVEKEKLLKINQHLSQVAHRLEELLSYQKLIEGQVQVQLEPVDLSQAVKENLLHYYDRLNDDFQIHLAIEEACYIDNNPDLLNRILDNLLGNVIKHGHSTLNIQVKKDQDEVHLTLSNQSQQAVQHLDQLTKRFYAENLANDQLSSGLGLFIIQELVDLTQGQLSMTYQKGSFTSQITWQASEGTD from the coding sequence TTGACCCTGCTACTTTGCATCTTATCTTTATTCTTGCTCTACCGCTATCTGAAAATGAAAAAGGCTCTGCAGGACTTAAGCCAGGACATGGCCTACCGAAGAGAAGAACAATCTAACCGCCTACTCACCAGTTCCCTGAATGATAAGGACCTCCACCAAGTAATTAGGGAGGCTAACCAACTCTTCGATGACTTACAAACTTTGCGGATTAAAAACCTCCAAGAAAAGAATAGTCTCGACCAAGCCATCCATAATATTGCCCACGATATCAGGACTCCCCTCACCGTTGCCAGCGGCTACTGCCAGCAGCTTTTGGATTCAGAAGGTCGTTTAGACTCGGTTGAAAAAGAAAAGCTATTGAAAATCAACCAACACCTCAGCCAAGTCGCTCACCGCTTAGAAGAATTACTCAGCTATCAAAAACTTATCGAAGGTCAAGTCCAAGTGCAGCTTGAGCCAGTAGACCTCAGCCAAGCGGTAAAGGAAAACTTACTCCATTACTACGACCGCCTTAATGATGATTTTCAGATTCACTTAGCCATTGAGGAAGCTTGCTATATTGACAATAACCCGGACCTATTGAATCGGATCCTGGATAATTTACTGGGTAATGTGATTAAGCACGGTCACTCCACATTAAATATCCAGGTCAAAAAAGACCAGGATGAGGTCCACTTGACCCTGTCAAATCAAAGTCAGCAAGCCGTCCAACATCTAGACCAATTAACCAAGCGATTCTACGCAGAAAACCTTGCCAACGACCAACTTTCTTCGGGTTTAGGCTTGTTTATCATCCAAGAATTAGTCGATCTCACTCAGGGTCAACTCTCCATGACCTATCAGAAAGGTAGCTTCACCAGTCAAATCACTTGGCAAGCTAGTGAAGGTACAGATTAA
- a CDS encoding ABC transporter permease subunit → MLRADFYRLFHSKGFYITQLVLILVVAFCVWDKGVFSMTVSEQNAQEIAQRTDLIREMAWTSHQAVMAMSTMAAFLIYFSLPLFYMTVGADLNNGTLKNIISSGMSRGHYFFSKYSVFLMVTALQFIFYYGTTYLVAGFTNGFDALSLEWLGNFIRVFLVQYLSLQGVFAVTMLVIFLTLSNVWSILATIVVPLVLTVVQIAYFAESKILAYLNFQSMLNQAGALTLDSEFFLEFTPLALLVIAVCLLIALMSFKQRDF, encoded by the coding sequence ATGTTAAGAGCAGATTTTTATCGATTGTTTCATAGCAAGGGCTTTTACATTACCCAGCTGGTTTTGATTCTGGTAGTCGCCTTCTGTGTCTGGGATAAGGGTGTTTTCTCAATGACTGTCAGTGAACAGAACGCCCAGGAAATTGCCCAAAGGACTGATCTTATCCGAGAAATGGCCTGGACCAGTCACCAAGCCGTTATGGCGATGTCAACCATGGCAGCCTTTCTAATCTATTTCTCTCTCCCTCTCTTTTATATGACTGTGGGGGCCGATTTAAATAACGGGACTTTAAAGAATATTATCAGTAGTGGAATGTCTAGAGGCCATTACTTCTTTTCCAAGTATAGCGTTTTCCTTATGGTGACAGCCCTGCAATTTATCTTCTATTATGGCACCACCTACCTGGTAGCGGGTTTTACTAACGGCTTTGATGCCTTGAGCTTAGAGTGGCTTGGTAATTTTATCAGGGTATTTTTGGTGCAGTACCTCTCTCTCCAGGGAGTCTTTGCGGTAACGATGTTGGTGATTTTCCTAACCCTCTCCAATGTTTGGAGTATCTTGGCAACCATTGTGGTGCCCTTGGTGCTAACAGTCGTTCAGATTGCTTACTTTGCTGAAAGTAAAATTTTAGCTTACCTGAATTTCCAAAGTATGCTCAACCAGGCTGGCGCCTTAACTTTGGATAGTGAGTTTTTCTTAGAATTTACTCCCTTAGCCCTCTTAGTGATTGCAGTCTGCCTTTTAATCGCCTTAATGTCATTTAAACAGCGCGATTTCTAA
- a CDS encoding ABC transporter ATP-binding protein, translated as MEEVLRVDQLTKTYGKQVALDQVSLSLKAGEIYGLIGRNGAGKTTLLKAIVRLIKPSSGKVSLFHSGSSREWTKALERTGAVIESPVAYEALTAEQNLHYYCKLRGVVDEDRVVKETLDLVGLTQDRKKAYKSFSMGMKQKLGIGIALLTQPDLLILDEPINGLDPIAISHFRQLVKRLSQEKQMTIIISSHILSELYQTASRFGFINQGRLIQEMTKEEFEQMNREYIVLQTSQVPQASRLLSEQGQSNFKVVDEETIHIFTSDQKIQPYMKLFSQADVPIDAIYFSHKNLEDYFTGIVEEKGDQ; from the coding sequence ATGGAAGAAGTGCTAAGAGTTGACCAGCTGACCAAGACTTATGGCAAGCAAGTAGCCTTAGACCAAGTGTCTCTAAGTCTTAAGGCAGGAGAAATTTACGGCTTAATCGGGCGTAATGGGGCAGGGAAAACTACCCTGCTCAAAGCAATTGTCCGTTTGATCAAACCAAGCTCGGGTAAAGTGTCCTTGTTCCATTCAGGAAGTAGCCGGGAGTGGACCAAGGCCTTGGAACGCACTGGGGCAGTGATTGAAAGTCCCGTGGCCTATGAAGCCTTAACTGCAGAGCAAAATTTACATTATTATTGTAAATTACGCGGGGTAGTGGATGAGGACCGGGTGGTTAAGGAAACCTTAGACTTGGTTGGCCTGACCCAAGACCGCAAGAAAGCCTATAAATCCTTTTCCATGGGGATGAAACAAAAATTAGGCATTGGGATTGCTTTATTAACCCAGCCTGACCTACTCATCCTTGATGAACCGATCAATGGCTTAGACCCGATTGCCATCAGCCATTTCCGTCAATTAGTTAAACGGCTAAGCCAGGAAAAGCAAATGACTATTATCATTTCTAGTCATATTCTTTCTGAACTTTATCAAACGGCTAGCCGCTTTGGCTTCATTAACCAGGGGCGGCTTATCCAAGAAATGACTAAAGAGGAATTTGAGCAAATGAACCGGGAGTATATTGTCTTGCAAACTAGTCAAGTACCCCAGGCCAGCCGTTTATTGTCTGAACAAGGGCAGTCGAACTTTAAAGTGGTGGATGAAGAAACCATTCATATTTTCACCTCTGACCAAAAGATTCAACCTTACATGAAGCTCTTTAGTCAGGCAGATGTGCCTATCGATGCCATTTATTTTTCTCACAAAAACTTAGAAGATTATTTCACCGGCATTGTCGAAGAGAAAGGAGACCAATAG
- a CDS encoding lipoate--protein ligase has translation MIFVDNNNHYDASVNIALETYLVENRLVDEPILLFYINDPSIIIGRNQNTYEEINQRYVDEHNIQVVRRMSGGGAVYHDRGNFSFCFIKDDDGSFRDFASFTKPVIDALHKMGVEGAALKGRNDLVIGDQKFSGNAMYAKDGRMTAHGTILFDADLNEVNNALKPRKEKFESKGIKSVRSRVTNIKPFVDEEYKNLSTEEFRDRILLEIFGVENREEVPELKLTPEIWQGVMDLRAERMGNWEWNYGQSPDFDIQGSHKFPFGFVDLRLNVSKGLISQAKIYGDFFGLGEISDVEEALKGVKYDRQAMVDALSDLDLNKYLGDITAEELVDIVFQEA, from the coding sequence ATGATTTTTGTTGATAATAATAATCACTATGATGCTTCGGTTAATATAGCCTTGGAAACTTATTTGGTTGAAAACCGCTTAGTTGATGAGCCGATCCTACTATTTTATATTAATGATCCCTCGATTATTATTGGACGCAACCAAAATACTTATGAAGAGATTAACCAACGCTATGTGGATGAACATAATATTCAAGTGGTCCGCCGCATGTCCGGTGGAGGCGCAGTTTATCATGACCGGGGCAATTTTTCCTTCTGCTTTATTAAAGATGACGATGGTAGTTTCCGTGACTTTGCTTCCTTTACTAAACCGGTTATCGATGCTCTCCACAAGATGGGTGTCGAAGGCGCTGCCCTAAAAGGACGTAATGACTTAGTGATTGGCGACCAAAAGTTTTCCGGTAATGCCATGTATGCTAAGGATGGCCGGATGACTGCCCACGGAACCATTTTATTTGATGCTGACCTGAATGAGGTTAACAATGCCCTCAAACCCCGTAAAGAAAAATTCGAATCCAAAGGGATTAAGTCGGTTCGCTCGCGGGTAACCAATATCAAACCCTTTGTCGACGAGGAGTATAAGAACCTCTCCACAGAAGAGTTTCGTGACCGGATTCTACTGGAAATCTTTGGGGTTGAAAATCGTGAAGAAGTTCCTGAGCTAAAATTAACCCCTGAAATTTGGCAAGGGGTCATGGATTTACGGGCTGAACGGATGGGTAACTGGGAGTGGAATTATGGCCAATCTCCGGACTTTGATATTCAAGGATCGCATAAATTCCCCTTTGGTTTTGTTGATCTCCGCTTAAACGTTTCTAAGGGATTGATTAGTCAAGCTAAAATTTACGGGGACTTCTTTGGGCTGGGAGAAATTTCTGACGTGGAAGAAGCTTTAAAGGGGGTTAAATACGACCGTCAAGCCATGGTTGATGCCTTAAGCGATTTAGACTTAAATAAATATCTCGGTGATATCACCGCGGAAGAATTAGTGGATATTGTTTTCCAAGAAGCCTAG